AACAGGAATCTGAAGCCGTATGAGAAACATGAATGTCTTTGATATGTATCGCACTCGCACTATCAGCGTCACTTCAGGAAAGGGCGGCGTGGGTAAAACAACTCTCGTTGCCAATCTGGCATTGAGCCTGGCGCAAAAAGGCAAAAAGGTTTTGATTCTGGACGGGGATCTGGGCATGGCCAACGTAGATATTCTTTTCGGCGTAAAAACGTGTGGAAATGTTCACGATATTATCTCTGGCCGAAAAGAAATGAAAGACATCCTGACGGAAGTTTCTAAAGATGTCTTTTTGATTCCCGGCGGAAGCGGCGTTGTTGAATTCAACAATATGAATCACTTCGAGCGTCGTGCGATGGTAGAGGCTGTCAGTTCTTTGCCGTTGGGATTCGACTATTTATTGATTGATACAGCTCCGGGCATTGCCGAGAACGTTTTGTTCCTTAACTCCGCGGCGCAAACAGTTTCTGTAGTGATTACTCCCGACCCTGCCAGTTTCGCGGATGCTTACGCTTTAATCAAAGTTCTTAATAAGCAATATAAAGTGAATCGTTTCTCCATCATTTGCAATCAGGTGAAAGACGAAGCGGAAGGTTTGAGTCTTTATCAGCGTTTTAATGACGTCGTAAACAAATTCTTGTACATCGGTTTGGATTACTGGGGATCGGTCCCCAATGACGTGGTTCTTCGCAAGGCCAATCAAATGCAGCGTCTCATCGTGAGACATGATATCGGCGCGGAATCGTCCAAGGCGATTCGTCAAATTTGTAATCATGTCGAGAAATCTTCAAAGCAAATAGAAACGACCGGCGGCATGCAAATGTTCTGGGATCAGGTCGTTGGATTTGCCTAGTAGAATTGGACTTTCAGCGTAAGCACCTGTTTGTTAACATAGTGTCTAAGAGGGAAAAATATGGGGAAAAATGCGGCATTGTTGAAGAAGTACAAAGAAGAGCCACGTAAGCTTGCTGCCAATCAAAAAGATGATCTAATTAAAGAATACGCGCCCTTGATCAAATTCATTGCTCAAAAAATCGCGGTTCGTCTTCCCTCTAATATCGAACTTGACGATTTGATTTCTGCAGGTGTGATCGGTTTGATGGATGCCATCGAAAAATACGATTCCACACGCGATAACAAATTCAAAACATACGCTGAATTCCGCATCCGTGGTGCTATTCTTGATGAACTCAGAGCGCAAGACTGGGTGCCGCGTTCTATTCGTGATAAAGCAAAACTTCTTGATAAAACAATGGTGCAATTGGAAGCGGACTTAGGCCGTTCACCAACCGACGAAGAAGTGGCAAAAGCATTGAATGTCAGCATCGACGAATTCCATGACCTTGTGAACCAAGTTCGTCCTGTCAGCCTTCTGCCTATTGATCAGGCGACAACGTTCAGCAACACTGACAAAAAATCCATCATGGATATTTTGGAAGGTTCGCGCACAAACAGTCCGTTTAATCAATTGAATGTAAAGAACATTAAAGAGGTCGTTGCGCAAGCGATCGAAGAACTTCCGGAAAGACAACGTTTGGTTCTTTCTCTTTATTACTATGAAGATCTAAATCTTAAAGAGATCGGACAAGTTCTACGTGTGACAGAGTCACGCGTATCTCAGCTTCATGCTCAGGCCGTTGCACGCCTTCGTGCAAAACTTGCGGCAACAATTGGCGCCGGTGAACTAGAAGTCGCTTAAGAAAAAGGTACCTGGTGCCTTTTTTCCCAAGAATAAAAAGGACGCCTCAAGCGTCCTTTTTTTATTTCATTTTCTCGCGGAAATATTTTTCGACAAGCAGAGTGAACTCGGTGCTGTCAGCGTGTTTGTTGAACTCTTCCATAATTTTTTGATTGGCTGGATCTGTTTTAAAAGCGGCGCCATAATGATTCATCATCACAATCTTGGGATTGATTTGTAAACTGTCGGCGACTTGCTTAACTCGAGGATCCGCGGCAGCCAGAAACTTGAAAACGCCGGCATCAATAAAAATATAATCCACACGTTTGTTCGCCAGTTTCAAAACGTTGAGGGCATCGTTCGGGGCCGTTTCCAGATTCAGTTTTTTCTGTTTGTGCACAGTTCTTAGAAGCGAACGAATTGTATAACCATTGACGTTGCCGCCTTTGTATTTGGCAAGATCCTCCGGCTTTTCCCAATGGATAGGTTTGTCCTTTCTTTCAACGATCACCCAAGGCGTGTCATAAACAGTTTTGGAAAGAACCATTCCGCGCAGAAAATCATCATCTTTAAACGAAGGGAAAAATCCAGTGACACTCGGATCGAATCCGACCGTACGAGTTCGCATGATAGGAACAAAGCGCACTTTGAAGTTATAGCCGAGTTTCTTAAATGTCTCTTTCATCGCGTAAGTCGCAGCTCCTTGTTCGGGCATGCTTTCGCTCATGAACGGTGGAATCTCCATAGTTATAAAAGTAATGTCTTTAAGTGGTGTCTCAGTTGTGGTCGATGTTTCTGCAAAGCTAAGAAGAGTATGGAGAACGATAAGTATTAGAACCCATATTGCTTTCATAAGACTTTTATCGGTCTTTCAGAGAGCTCAGTCAATACACTGCAGCCTTACTATTTAGTAATATGCCCTCGAGAACTCTAAGGAGAATATTTCGATTTGAGATCGCGAAGAGCGACCATAAACGGCTCCATCCCAGGAAAAGGCGAAATTTTTCCAAGTTTTTTGCCTTGATAAAAAAAGAGAAAAGTCGGAATTCCGTGCAGCCCAAAACGAGTCGCAAGATCGAAATCCTCATAGGTATTTACATGGAACCATTTAAAACGCAATGCTGTTACAAGCTCCACATCTTGAAAAAGCATCTTTTTCGCGACTTCGCAATTCGGGCAATCGTGACCCCAGAAAAAAACGGCGACAAGGTCATTAGCATTTTCAGAAAGACGCTGATCGAATGTCGCGGGACGAAGCTGCTCCATGTTCATTGCAGAGAACAGGGGATGACTCATTACTTGTCATCCTCTTCCATTTTGGCTTTGATCTTTTTCATCACGCGAACTTCCATCTGGCGAACGGCTTCGCGAGTGATTTTATATTTCTCGCCGATCTCTTGCAGGGTCAGAGGATCGTCATTCAAGATGCGCTCATCAAGAATGATTTTTTCGCGCTCGGAAAGCTCAGGGCGGATTTCTTCAATTTTCTTTTTAAGAATTTCGAGCTGCTCTTCTTTCGCAAGCACTTCATCCAAAGGCTGTTGCGAAGAATCGCGCTGCATGTCTCCCAAGCTTGTTCCTGAATCTTCATCAATAGGACGGTCTAAGCTCAGATCGCGGCCTGACATACGCATCGCCATATCGCGAACTTCATCTTCGGGAATTCCCAAACGGCTGCTGATTAAAGCGGTGTTGGGTTCAATACCCATGGCGTCCAACGCCTCTTTTTCTTTTTGCAATTGATAGAACAGTTTTCTTTGATTTTGAGTCGTACCAATACGCACCATTGAGTACTGACGCATCAGAAACTCTTGAATGTAACCGCGAATCCACCATACCGCATACGTGATAAGGCGGGCTCCTTTGTAAGGATTGAACTCGCGAACCGCATGCATCAACCCGACGTTGCCCTCTTGAATGAGATCGATCATTTTTGCGCCGAATTTAGAATACTCCGCCGCAATCTTGACGACGAAACGCAAGTTGGCTTTGACTAAAGCTTGCGCGGCCTCAGGATCTTTGGATTCAAAATAGCGTTTTGCAATGGCCGTCTCTTCCTCTTTCGAAAGAACTTTATAGCGACGAATTTCGTTCAAATACATCACTAATGGATCGGCCGAAGTAATCGCTTTTGAAGAGCCCGCAATGGCGAGCGATTTCGAGTCTTCCAGCGACTCATTAATATCTAAATCTTCGTCGGCGTTAGAAACGGCATAGGCTTTTTCGGCTTCCGTAGAGGGGTGAACGTCCTCGTGGTGAGGATCTTCAACGATCTCGGCGACGACGTTTCTAGGCTCCACCTTTTTTTTGGCTCCGCGAGTAGACGCGGCCTTGGAAGAAGCGGGCTCCGCTTTTTCTTTGCTCGTCTTACTTTTCGGGGTGGAGGTCTTTGCCTTGGTTTTTGCCATGAGAGTTCTAGGCTAGATACTTAGCCAATTTCCTTTGCAAGGTCTCTTGGACTTTACCTTTGAACGGCGTGAGCATCAACGGCAGATCCACCGTGACAGAGACTTTGCAACCCGTGCCAGAGGAAACAACGGCCATATCGGCCTTAAATTGCGAACCTTTTAGCGCCGCACTTTTCGCGGACTCGTTAAAAGAGCACTGAATCTTTGGGTCGAAGCGTCGAATATCCTGATCGTTTGAAAGGAATTCTTTAATTTTCTGGTAAGCCTCTTCCACATTCTGAGTGCTTTGGTGATCGATTGTAAATTTCGGCATTGTAACATCCTTTGTTAACGTCTTTCGAGTATAGCTGCGATCCGGCCGTTGAAAAAGACCCATCCGACTGCGTTGGTTCGGGCTCCTGCCCTCAACCCTTCGGGCTATCGCTCAAAAATAGCATCCTGCTATTTTTGTGTCAGCTAAGGAATGGCGCCTGGATCTTTTTGAACGGCCTTTATAGAGGTAATTACGGATCCATTAGGGACGGTTTTGGAAAGGATAAAAAGATGCGTTTTGACTGTGTAGGCACAATATGTCAACCTGGGGCCTCTGAAGTATTCCCTTCACAAAAAGGTACACCTATGAAGTTTGTAAAAGAGCTAAAACGAACAAATTATTGCGGAAGTCTAGGTCTTCCCCAAGTAGGACAGAAAGTTGTCCTTATGGGGTGGGTGGATGTTCGCCGAGATCACGGCAGCTTGGTTTTCATTGATCTGCGTGACCGTGAAGGGATTGTGCAAGTCGTTTTGGATCCTAATAAAGCAGAAACTTCGGCGGCAAAAAACTTGCGTGGTGAATTTGTTTTGGCTGTCGAAGGTGTTGTTCGTGCCCGTCCTGAAGGTATGAAAAACGCAAAAATCAAAACAGGTGAGGTCGAAATCGAAGCCACTCGTTGCGAGATTTTGAATGAATCTGCCGTGCCTCCTTTCCAAACGGATGATGACAACGTCAACGAGATGTTGCGTTTGAAGTATCGTTACTTGGATTTGCGTTCACCGCGTTTGACTCGTCATTTGATGGTTCGTCATAAAGTGGCACAACTCGTTCGTCGTTTCCTTTCAGAGAACGGCTTCATCGAAGTTGAAACACCGATCCTTTATAAATCGACTCCGGAAGGCGCGCGTGATTACCTTGTTCCTTCGCGTGTGAACCCAGGACACTTCTATGCTTTGCCGCAATCACCGCAAACATTGAAACAGCTTTTGATGATTTCCGGCTACGACCGTTACTTCCAAATCGCGCGTTGCTTCCGCGACGAGGACTTGCGTGCGGACCGCCAGCCTGAGTTCTCTCAGATCGACATGGAAATGTCTTTCATTGATCAAGAAGATATCATGCAGATGAATGAAAAACTTTTGCGCACGATCTGGAAAGAGATCAAAGGCGTCGATGTGGGCGACATTCCTCGTATGACATATCAAGAGGCCATGGACCGTTATGGTATTGATAAACCAGATACGCGTTTCGGCATGGAGATCAAAGATCTGAAAGCCGTGGTCACAGGTTCTGGCTTTAAAGTTTTCGACGACGTTTTATCGCGTGGTGGAATCGTGCGTGGTATCGCGGTTCCTAAAGGCGGCACGTTCTCTCGCGGTCAATTCGATAAATTGACGGAAGTTGCGAAACGGGGCGGAGCAAAAGGTCTTGTCTGGATCAAGTCCGAAGCAGATGGCACGTACTCGTCTCCGGTTTCGAAATTCTTCAACAACGAAAAGTTGGCGGAGATTTTCAAAACCGTCGGTGCACAATCTGGCGATGCGGCTTTGGTCGTTGCGGATGAGTTTGATACGGCTTGTGCTTCGCTTTCGACTTTGCGTTTGCACTTAGGTAAAGAGTTGAATTTGATCGATACATCCAAAGATAAATTCTTGTGGGTGATCGACTTCCCACTTCTTGAGTACTCTCCGGATGAAAAGCGCTGGGTCGCTCGTCACCATCCGTTTACGTCTCCTAAGGACGAGTTCGCACAAGATCTTTTGAACAACAACGAAGCCGTTTTAGGCAAGATGTTGGCAAAAGCGTACGACCTTGTTTGTAACGGTTACGAAATGGGTGGCGGAAGTATTCGTATCTATCGTAACGAGATTCAACAAGCGATGTTCCGTCTTTTGGGTATGAGCCCGGAAGAAACTCAGCACAAGTTTGGTTTCTTCTTGGAAGCTTTGAAATACGGAACACCTCCGCATGGTGGTATCGCATGGGGTATGGACCGTCTTGTGATGTTACTTTGTGAGACGGATGCGATTCGTGAAGTGATTGCATTCCCGAAAACGGCGAAAGCGACAGACCTGATGGCGGATTGCCCAAGTGAAGTCAGCCGTGATCAGTTGGCGGAAGTCGGTGTTCGACTCAGCAACTTGGCGGAAAAACATCTCGAAGATTTAAAGAAGTCCTAGTGTGAAGGTTCCACGGTGATGGAGCCTTCTTCTGAAGTCACTTTGATGTGACCGACTTGATCAGGCGAAACGCCGGGCGCGGCTTTCGCCACCAAAGTGTTGTCAATTTTCCCGGAAACAGTTTGCAAGTCCAACTCATAGAGCTCTTGTTCGGGCAGACTCAGCTTGATATTGCCTGAGCGGGTGCTAATCAAGATGTGTCCTTTAAACGATGATGGCAAATAAACATGTGCTTTTAGTTTCGCATTGGAATCTTGCGTGACCTCTTGGCCGTTCACGTTCATTTGAATCCAGTGGCTTGCGAGAGGTTCTTGAAAACGAATATTCACAGACTCGCTATCAGCCGTTTGTAGAATGAAAGGACCTTGCTCAAAGCGCGGAACTTTTCCTTCCAAGAGGACTTTCAAAGTGGGACCGTTGTGTGTCTGGACGTCGATTTCGACGTTGCGGGTTTCAAAACCAAGCTTGGAAATACCTTGAAGAAAAAATTCTCCATTTTCTTCATATTTCTGACCCTGCATCAGTTTGTCCGTCACGGAATGGAAAGCATTGAAAACGGAGTCGGGGTTGTTAAAGACGTATCCCATAATAAGGATCAGTCCTCCCGTGAGGACGAAAAATAAAGCGCCTATACCGAACAGAATTTTCTTAAACATGACAGCACTCCGGTTCTTAGTATTACCACTATTTTGAAGAATGCGCTTCTTTTGTTTTTGAGTTATTCTGGTGCCTGTTGAGCGAGGAAAGACATGCAACGAATTCTGCCAGAAACAGCGCTTGAAATGAAAATGATGTGCCTGGGTGCCGCTTTTATTGAAGAAAATCAAGTTCTTGATGAGCTGTTTCAAGTGGTAGGGTCCGACTTGATAGACGGTCAGGAGCTTTCCGAAGAACAGCGCGAGCAGATTCTTAATGAAATAGGCGAGTACTTTTTCAGACTCGATATGAACTACGGTCCAGATATCAAAGCCGACTGCATCGAAATTCTCGAAGATTTCTGGGGCGTGCGCGATACCAAATCCGCAGAGCAGACTTTGGAAAATATTCGCACTCAAGGTCATCGCACAAAGTTCAATGTTTTGCGATCCGTTCTTCCTGCAGATGGAAGCATGGACGCCGTTTCTCTTGATAAATTTAAGCAGATTTTCTGTTTTGATTTTGAAGACAGTCAGAATTTACAGATGAGCGATGAAGATTATCGCAAGCTTGCTCAGTGGATTCAAAGAACGAATAAATATCTTAAAGAGGCGGGGATTCTCGGTTGGGATGCCGCTCGCTATGTGCAACTTGTGCGCTTAAGTTTTGTGGCGGGATATCTGGACGACAATCAAGCTTGGGCGGCGGTTTTAAAACTGGCTCCTCTGGTCGAGGGTCACTTCACAACCTGGATGGAATTTTCGCAAAGTTTTCTTATCGGTCGAACATTCTGGTCCGGCTCCGACGATCCGCAAGTAAAAGGCATTTGTGAAAAACTTCTGGGGCATCCGGCAAGTCCTTGGCAATTTATCTCTTGGACTTAAGCGGTCGTTGTACGACGTAGGTCTAGAATATTCTTTGCTGTCTCAAGTTTAAACGTTTAATTCCGATACATACCTCGTGGATGCCAGGATGGTGTCCTCAATACACACACGGAGGTGTGGAATGGAAAAAATCAGCGGCATTCTTCCGGCAAGCCCGAGAACACGTGCGGTCGATACTTCAAACTCTCAGCCGGCGCGTCCCGGAGCTTTAGCTCTTGGTCGTCCTATGGGAAAAAATTCTCTTGGAGATCGCATCACTCTCAGTAAACAGTTGGAAGAACTTAGAGCCACAGGACAGCTTCCTGAGCCCGAAGCAGCACCTGTTTATAAAAACCCTACTGAAGTAAAAAAGCTTAAAGTGATCGAAGATCTGAACTCAAAATTCTTCGCAAACCCGAAAGGCATTGCGCGCGAAGGGGATATGACAAAATCCGAAGAAGCTTTGACGAAGACGGCTGACAATGAAGGTCTTTTCTATGTTGAAAAAGAACTGCGCCCTCAAGCCGAAGCGCCTTTAAATCAAATACAGGCAAAATAATTGAGCCTATCTTGACATCTGCCGCCCTGAACACACGTTAGGGGCGGAGGTCTCATGGAATCCGCGTTGTCTTCCTGGAAGGTCGTTCGTGCGACTTGGCTTACACAGAGGCCTCATCGTTTCGCGTGGTTTGTTGCCGCGTGGAGTGTCTTTCTTATTCTATTAGCGAGTACATTTTATTGGAACAATTATCTAGGCGCCGCCGAGTGGATGCCGGCTTCTTTTCAAGCTGTCTTTAAGCAAGGTCAATATTGGCGATTGTGGACGACTCTTTTTGCGCACGCCGATTTAGGGCATCTTCTTTCGAACTCACTTCTCTTTTTTATTTTTGGATATTTTTTAAATGGTTATTTCGGAGTGTTGGTTTTTCCTCTGGCGGCTTTGGTTTTCGGCGGTATCACGAATGCTCTAGTACTTTCCACTTATCCTCCCACCGTGAAACTGATTGGTGTATCAGGGGTTGTTTATTGGATGGGCGGGATGTGGCTTGTTCTTTATCTGCTGCTGGATAAACAGCGAACATGGGTGCAGCGAATTCTGCGCTCGGTGGGTGTCGCTTTAGGTGTTTTTATGCCGTCCACCGCATTTGATCCGCAGATCAGTTATCAAGCGCATTTCGTAGGATTTCTGTTGGGAATTGTTTGCGGATTTCTTTATTACTTCCTGCGCCGAAAAACTTTTGCGGCCGCTGTCGTGACTGAAACCCATTATGAAGAGCCGGAAGTAAAAATCGAAAAAGCCGAAACCGAATGGGACAACTAGTTTTCCTTTTCCAAAAGAAAGCCGTTTTCCTCTAAAGAGCAAATCCGGTAAAGTCCGGCAAATTTGCGTTGACCGTCTGAAGCACGTGTCGTGACAACAACATAATCTAAAGAAAGCTGAATCAAACGACGGATCGCTTGCAGGCTCCATTGCGGAGCTCCCATCTGAATCAGCATCTCCAAACGAATCAATGCTTGAGCCGCGTCCTGCGCATGAAGAGTCCCGAGACTTCCAGAATGGCCCGTCGCCAAAGCCATCAAAAAATCTTTGGCTTCAGCACCGCGAATTTCACCCATCACAATACGATCGGGACGCAAACGCAAAGATCTTTTCACCAACTGAGTTTGGTCGACGCTGGGTAAAACTCCTTGCGGGTCTTCCCGAGTTAAAAGTTTCATGCTGGCTTTATTCGGAAGAGCGATTTCAGGCGTGTCTTCAATCACGACAAGCCGCTCGTTATCGGGAAGCAGATTTAAAAATGAATTTAACACGGACGTTTTGCCGGAACCTGTTGAACCGATAACAAGAATGTTCTTGCGCTTGTCAATCAGCTCGCGAAAAACAGAAAGTTTTTCGTCAGAACACCACGATCTTTCCGCGAGTTTAGAAAATGTCCAAGGATTTTTAGGATGCCGTCGCAATGACAAGTGAACTGAAGCTTGCGTAAGATCTGCCCCGATAAGGCTTAAGCGAAAATCCAGAAAGCTTCCGTCGGCAGAGGGATGCTCTTTAGTGATATGTGTTTTCGCTTCATGGCAAATTCGGTCCACGCAGTTGCGGAAGCTCAAGTCAGAGAAAAAGAAGTCAGGGTGCTGGGTCAGGCGGCCGTTCTTTTCAAGCCAGATTTTGTCAGGCCCGTTAACAATGATTTCTGTGATCTCTTCATCTTGGAAAAGCTCAGACAAGGGGCCCCAGTGATTTAGCTCTTGCAGAAGGCGGTTCTTGACCGGAGCATCCGCCCTCTCCGTGTGCTTTAAAATAATCTGACTGACTTTTTGCGAACGCAACGTCTGTGCTTCTTCCGGAGAAAGCATAAATTCATTCAAGGGAAGTTTTTGAATATCTTCTTGGATATAATCATAGAGTTTCTTGGCTGCGGAAATCATTGAAGTCCATCCTTAAGATGTGTTGGATTCTCGGAACTTTCTTCGCCATCTTTGAGAATTGTGGGGCGAACAAAAATAACAAGCTCCGTCCGATTTTCGCGAAAATCCTTGCTTGAAAACAGAGGCCCCAAGATCGGCAGGCGCGATAAAAAGGGCAGACCTTCCGACTTATCGCTGTCTTCGTTTTTCAACAAACCGGAAAGAGCAATCGTCTTGGGTTTCGATAAGTCAAAATGGCTGGAAACTCGGTTGGTAAGAACGCCGGGAATATCGTCGACAGCGGTGGACTTGTCCAAGGTTGAAACTTCCGTATCGATGGACAAGCTGATTCTTCCCGCGGAATCCGCTTTTGGTTTTACGCGCAAAAGAATTCCATAACGCTTCCATACGATATCTTGAATTTTATAATTCATGATCTTGATGGGGAATTCTCCTCCGGCCAGGAATTCAGCTTCTTTGCCGCTGCGACAAAGAATATTGGGGCTGGCAAGAATTTTGGCTGTGCCGTTGCCTTCAAGGGCCGTAAGATCAAAAGGAAGGTTCGAACCCTCCACTTCGCCATTTTGCAAAACCTGAGCTGAATAACTCGAAGGCCAGCGCAGACCATACTTTAACGAAAAATCTTTGCGAATTTCCGCGACTGTGATTTGAACTTTAATGGTCGGCGCAATGTCGAGGCTTGTTTCGTCGCGCAGAACGTGGATTCCAAAAGGCGCTAGAATTTTCTGATATCTCTTTACCAAGACTTCGTTGGCATTCACGCGGACTTCCGCATGCGGTTCAAACAAAACTGTTTGCGGGGGCAGCTTGGTGCGCTCAAAAAGGTTTTCAAAGTATCTTTCCGCCGCCGCTTTCACGGCTGGTGCAAGCATTGCGCGCATTTGATAAGTCACGGTATGATCCAGAGCCAAAGAACGCAGCTTAAGCCAATCTTGAAAACGGTAGAGCTGTCCGCTGATAAGAAGATCGCCCTCGGCGAGAGTCGCTTGCAAGCCGACGATGTTTTTGACGTGAGCTTCAAAGGCGGCAAAAGCATTCGTTTTCGTCGGATGTACGACCTGAACGTAAAATGTATCCGAACCTGTTTTTATAAGGGTCGTACCTTCGCGCAAACCGCGAATGACAAGGGAAGAGCCCGCACCCTCCGCTTTAAGAATGTCGCGATCCTGAATCCATACGGATGAGTTTCCAGAGACGGTGATTCTCCGACTGTCGCCTAAAGCTAAAAGAAGTTTTTTCGGTTGGGCAAAAGCGGGAATAGTAAGAAAGAAGAGAAGCAAAAAGTTTTTCATGCTCTCTGGCGAAAGCAAAAGGAAGGACAGTTTCCCGAAACTTCCTTTTGCTATGAAAGTTCATGGTTCGGACGCTGACTATGAGCCGACGGGCAATTCAAAGAAAACCATCACGCCCTGATCTGTATTCTTAAACTGCAGCGAGGATTGATGCGATTTAAGAATCGACTGACAAATGGTCAAACCTAAACCTGTGCCGGAAGAATGGTGCATAACATCTTCGTCGATATAAAACGGCTTCATGATTTTGTCCATG
This region of Bdellovibrio sp. 22V genomic DNA includes:
- a CDS encoding pilus assembly protein — its product is MKNFLLLFFLTIPAFAQPKKLLLALGDSRRITVSGNSSVWIQDRDILKAEGAGSSLVIRGLREGTTLIKTGSDTFYVQVVHPTKTNAFAAFEAHVKNIVGLQATLAEGDLLISGQLYRFQDWLKLRSLALDHTVTYQMRAMLAPAVKAAAERYFENLFERTKLPPQTVLFEPHAEVRVNANEVLVKRYQKILAPFGIHVLRDETSLDIAPTIKVQITVAEIRKDFSLKYGLRWPSSYSAQVLQNGEVEGSNLPFDLTALEGNGTAKILASPNILCRSGKEAEFLAGGEFPIKIMNYKIQDIVWKRYGILLRVKPKADSAGRISLSIDTEVSTLDKSTAVDDIPGVLTNRVSSHFDLSKPKTIALSGLLKNEDSDKSEGLPFLSRLPILGPLFSSKDFRENRTELVIFVRPTILKDGEESSENPTHLKDGLQ